One window of Xanthomonas sp. 10-10 genomic DNA carries:
- a CDS encoding helix-turn-helix domain-containing protein, producing MKKQTIETGTVNMHEEMRRAFALLSGKWKLEIMWLLNQRMYRFGELRKAIPGITQHMLTAQLRELEADGLITRTVFAEVPPRVEYAITAKARGLGATMEALTVWWQEYGTTIAKRPATRGRKARA from the coding sequence ATGAAAAAGCAGACCATTGAGACCGGCACGGTCAACATGCACGAGGAAATGCGCCGTGCATTCGCGCTACTCTCGGGCAAATGGAAACTGGAAATCATGTGGCTGCTCAATCAACGCATGTATCGCTTTGGCGAGCTGCGCAAGGCGATCCCGGGCATCACTCAGCACATGCTGACCGCACAGTTGCGCGAGCTGGAAGCGGATGGCTTGATCACCCGCACGGTGTTTGCAGAAGTGCCGCCGCGCGTTGAATACGCAATCACAGCCAAGGCGCGCGGACTTGGTGCGACGATGGAGGCGCTGACGGTGTGGTGGCAGGAATATGGGACGACCATCGCCAAGCGCCCGGCCACGCGTGGGCGAAAGGCGCGCGCCTAG